The following proteins are encoded in a genomic region of Pungitius pungitius chromosome 17, fPunPun2.1, whole genome shotgun sequence:
- the smap2 gene encoding stromal membrane-associated protein 2, translated as MMPGKSVKDVDRYQAVLTSLLALEENKYCADCESKGPRWASWNLGIFVCIRCAGIHRNLGVHISKVKSVNLDQWTQEQVQCVQEMGNAKARRLYEAFLPECFQRPETDQSAESFIRDKYDKKKYMDKVIDIQMLRKEKSCDNIPKEPVVFEKMKLKKDISPKTDPPSVTDLLGLDAPSAPVSNGGGCVPDGSERPAASNPTLAPHSALDLFSSLPGASSASSVETTPVPSSMPHSRVTASVPDNLSLFLRSAPKAEEGKKLSKDSILSLYASTPSVHAGSVPTHGLYMNQMGYPTHPYGSYHCLAQAGGMAGATMAPQMAMMGQQQSGVTRVQQTVGMGQRGATAQPSAVAAPPYMAAVTQGAVGQQQNGAVGPPRCHSGMAAQRQVAGLPQQQSYGAQNAQQLQWNITQMTQHVAGINLYSNGAAGFGGQQAGGSAAPNSEHMTAHVWK; from the exons GTCCAAGATGGGCGTCCTGGAACTTGGGCATCTTCGTCTGCATCCGCTGTGCTGGTATCCATCGCAACCTGGGGGTGCACATCTCCAAGGTCAAGTCCGTCAACCTGGACCAGTGGACACAGGAGCAGgtccag TGCGTGCAGGAGATGGGAAACGCCAAAGCCAGGCGTCTGTACGAGGCGTTCCTACCCGAGTGCTTCCAGCGGCCCGAGACGGACCAGTCCGCCGAGAGCTTCATCAGGGACAAGTACGACAAGAAGAAGTACATGGACAAGGTTATCGACATCCAGATGCTGAGG aaagaaaagagctGCGACAATATACCCAAGGAACCAGTTGTGTTTGAGAAAATGAAATTG AAAAAAGACATCAGCCCCAAGACAGACCCCCCGTCTGTTACAGACCTGCTTGGATTAG ATGCCCCGAGTGCCCCCGTGTCTAATGGTGGAGGATGTGTCCCAGACGGCAGCGAGCGCCCGGCGGCGTCCAATCCCACTCTGGCACCGCACTCTGCACTGGATCTCTTCAGCAGTCTGCCGGGagcctcctcggcctcctccgTTGAAACCACG CCTGTTCCCAGCTCCATGCCTCACAGCAGGGTGACGGCCTCAGTGCCTGACAACCTCAGTCTGTTCCTGCGTTCGGCACCCAAAGCAGAGGAGGGCAAGAAGCTGTCCAAGGACTCCATTCTGTCCCTGTACGCCTCCACCCCCTCAGTCCACGCCGGCAGTGTGCCCACTCACG GCTTGTACATGAACCAAATGGGGTACCCGACGCACCCGTACGGATCGTACCATTGTTTAGCCCAGGCCGGTGGGATGGCGGGAGCCACGATGGCGCCCCAGATGGCCATGATGGGGCAGCAACAGAGCGGCGTGACTCGCGTCCAACAGACGGTCGGGATGGGACAGCGGGGCGCCACGGCTCAGCCGAGCGCCGTCGCGGCGCCCCCGTACATGGCGGCCGTGACCCAGGGCGCGGTGGGACAGCAGCAGAACGGCGCCGTGGGGCCGCCGCGATGCCACAGCGGGATGGCGGCGCAGCGGCAGGTGGCAGGTTTACCTCAGCAGCAGAGCTACGGAGCGCAAAACGCCCAGCAGCTACAGTGGAACATtacccag ATGACCCAACACGTGGCCGGCATCAACCTCTACAGCAACGGCGCGGCGGGATTCGGCGGGCAGCAAGCGGGGGGCTCGGCGGCTCCGAACTCTGAGCACATGACCGCACACGTTTGGAAGTGA